The following coding sequences are from one Neovison vison isolate M4711 chromosome X, ASM_NN_V1, whole genome shotgun sequence window:
- the PIN4 gene encoding peptidyl-prolyl cis-trans isomerase NIMA-interacting 4 isoform X1 produces MPPKGKSGSGKGGKGGAASGSDSSDKKAQGPKGGGSAVKVRHILCEKHGKIMEAMEKLKSGMRFNEVATQYSEDKARQGGDLGWMTRGSMVGPFQEAAFALPISGLDKPVFTDPPVKTKFGYHIIMVEGRK; encoded by the exons ATGCCGCCCAAGGGGAAAAGTGGTTCCGGGAAAGGGGGGAAAG GGGGAGCAGCCTCTGGGAGTGACAGTTCTGACAAGAAGGCTCAGGGTCCCAAAGGTGGTGGCAGTGCGGTAAAG GTTAGACACATTCTGTGTGAAAAACATGGGAAAATCATGGAAGCCATGGAAAAGTTAAAGTCTGGAATGAGATTCAATGAAGTGGCCACACAGTATAGTGAAGATAAAGCCAGGCAAGGG gGCGACTTGGGTTGGATGACCAGAGGTTCCATGGTGGGACCATTTCAAGAAGCAGCATTTGCCTTGCCTATAAGTGGGCTGGATAAGCCTGTGTTTACAGACCCTCCAGTTAAGACAAAATTTGGATATCATATTATTATGGttgaagggagaaaataa